Proteins from a single region of Murdochiella vaginalis:
- a CDS encoding SDR family oxidoreductase, whose product MQTIAIITGASSGLGWEFATQLDATERVDAFWLIARRRERLEALADTLTTPARSFAGDLTDPAFLETIRSTLQRESVQIATLVNSAGLGKIGKVGALGEEENAAMIELNVLALSRMTSLCLPYMQRGGRIFQLASVAAFSPQPTFAVYAATKSFVLSYSRALHRELQPQHITVTAVCPNPVETEFFDHAGSVKAASAIKKIGVEQAHTVVQTALRRAEKGKDISLSSGMAKCIHVVTKLLPHRFVLWAEKCMGLY is encoded by the coding sequence GTGCAAACTATAGCGATCATTACCGGCGCGTCGTCCGGGCTGGGATGGGAATTTGCGACGCAATTGGATGCGACCGAGCGCGTGGATGCGTTTTGGCTTATCGCTCGTCGCAGGGAGCGTTTGGAAGCGCTCGCCGACACCTTAACGACGCCGGCACGATCATTTGCCGGCGATCTCACCGATCCTGCTTTTTTAGAGACGATTCGTTCGACGCTGCAGCGCGAGTCGGTACAGATCGCCACGCTGGTGAATTCCGCCGGATTGGGTAAAATAGGAAAAGTGGGAGCGCTCGGCGAAGAGGAAAATGCGGCGATGATTGAGCTCAATGTCCTTGCGCTTTCCAGGATGACTTCTCTCTGTTTGCCGTATATGCAGCGGGGCGGACGCATTTTCCAGCTGGCATCGGTCGCCGCTTTTTCACCGCAACCTACATTTGCTGTTTATGCTGCGACGAAATCCTTCGTTCTCAGCTATTCGCGTGCGTTGCATCGGGAACTGCAACCGCAGCATATTACGGTTACGGCGGTGTGCCCGAATCCCGTGGAGACCGAATTCTTTGATCATGCAGGCTCCGTAAAAGCTGCATCAGCGATCAAAAAAATCGGTGTGGAACAGGCACATACAGTGGTACAAACGGCGCTTCGGCGTGCGGAAAAGGGAAAGGACATTTCCCTTTCGAGCGGTATGGCAAAATGCATTCACGTTGTGACCAAACTTCTGCCCCACCGTTTTGTGTTGTGGGCTGAAAAATGCATGGGTCTATATTGA